In Candidatus Sulfurimonas marisnigri, a single genomic region encodes these proteins:
- a CDS encoding 7-carboxy-7-deazaguanine synthase QueE — MMIYLVEHFYSIQGEGRYTGTPSLFFRFGGCNMKCEGFACEETLSDGTKLLGCDTIYAVNREHFSKNWIPINKSNELLNVLDEYKLPPHVDVVLTGGEPLIYANEPIFIEFLNALHVAGHRVTFETNGSLHVDFLKYPVYKECIFALSVKLSNSNEPLSKRIRGDVISSITSNAKESFFKFSIGASSINRDLQEEITSILLHAPKTKVYCMPLGGSKLEVESNSEPLIEFCKLKGYNFSDRLHMRIWDKEKGV, encoded by the coding sequence ATGATGATATACCTAGTTGAACACTTTTACTCCATTCAGGGTGAAGGTCGCTACACTGGGACTCCTTCATTGTTCTTTCGCTTTGGCGGCTGCAATATGAAATGTGAAGGTTTTGCCTGCGAAGAGACTCTCTCAGATGGCACAAAACTTCTTGGCTGTGACACTATTTATGCAGTTAACAGAGAACACTTCTCTAAAAATTGGATACCAATCAATAAATCAAATGAGCTTTTAAATGTTTTAGATGAGTACAAACTGCCTCCACATGTAGATGTTGTTTTAACTGGCGGAGAACCACTGATATATGCAAATGAGCCTATTTTTATTGAGTTTTTAAATGCTCTACATGTAGCGGGTCATAGAGTTACTTTTGAGACAAACGGATCTCTACATGTAGATTTTCTTAAGTATCCAGTATATAAAGAGTGTATCTTTGCTTTGTCTGTCAAATTGTCTAACTCAAACGAGCCTTTATCTAAGCGTATAAGAGGTGATGTTATAAGTTCTATTACTTCAAATGCTAAAGAGTCTTTTTTTAAGTTCAGTATTGGTGCATCATCGATTAACAGAGATTTACAAGAAGAGATAACTAGTATACTTTTGCATGCACCAAAAACAAAGGTTTATTGTATGCCACTTGGTGGAAGCAAGCTTGAAGTAGAATCTAACAGTGAACCTCTTATAGAGTTTTGCAAACTAAAAGGGTACAATTTTAGTGACAGACTTCATATGAGAATATGGGACAAAGAAAAGGGAGTGTAA
- the moaA gene encoding GTP 3',8-cyclase MoaA, whose translation MLIDSYDRVVDYLRVSVTERCNFRCQYCMPEKPFSWVPKENLLSFEELFLFMKIAIDEGVKKIRITGGEPLLREDLDKFIKMIYDYEPSIDLAMTTNAFLLKGAAQRLKDAGLRRINVSIDTLKPETAHRIAAKDVLKNVLAGVEEARRVGLKVKVNMVPMKNMNADEIVDVLEYCKERDMSIRFIEYMENQHASKDISGLKSDELLERLREHYEFTDDGFDGSSPSHYYTMKDGYRFGIIEPYADDFCKKCNRIRLTAEGNLIPCLYFDEALSIGKAIKAGDINAAAEVLREVVRTKPEKNRWGGEDGESSSRAFYETGG comes from the coding sequence ATGTTAATTGATAGCTATGACAGGGTAGTTGACTACCTAAGAGTCTCCGTAACAGAGCGTTGTAACTTTAGATGTCAGTACTGTATGCCGGAAAAACCATTCTCTTGGGTTCCAAAAGAGAACCTACTTAGTTTTGAAGAACTGTTTTTGTTTATGAAAATAGCAATAGATGAGGGTGTTAAAAAAATCCGCATAACAGGCGGGGAACCACTTCTGCGAGAAGATTTAGACAAGTTTATTAAGATGATTTACGACTATGAACCGAGTATTGATTTAGCTATGACAACTAACGCATTTTTACTAAAAGGTGCTGCACAGAGACTAAAAGATGCAGGATTGAGACGTATAAATGTCAGTATAGACACTTTAAAGCCAGAGACTGCACACAGAATTGCGGCAAAAGATGTTTTGAAAAATGTTCTAGCTGGTGTTGAAGAGGCAAGAAGAGTCGGTCTTAAAGTCAAAGTAAATATGGTTCCCATGAAGAACATGAATGCTGATGAAATTGTAGATGTACTAGAGTATTGTAAAGAGCGCGACATGTCTATACGCTTTATAGAGTATATGGAGAACCAACATGCTTCTAAAGATATAAGCGGACTTAAATCAGATGAACTTTTAGAGCGATTAAGAGAGCATTACGAGTTTACAGATGATGGTTTTGACGGCTCGTCGCCTTCACATTACTACACAATGAAAGATGGGTACAGATTTGGTATTATAGAGCCTTATGCAGATGATTTTTGTAAAAAGTGCAACCGTATTCGTCTTACTGCTGAGGGTAATCTTATCCCATGTCTATATTTTGATGAGGCACTGAGTATTGGCAAAGCTATAAAAGCTGGTGATATTAATGCTGCTGCAGAAGTTTTAAGAGAAGTTGTAAGAACAAAACCTGAAAAAAATCGTTGGGGTGGTGAAGATGGTGAGAGTTCATCCCGTGCTTTTTACGAAACAGGCGGATGA
- a CDS encoding RDD family protein has product MKFRTLKRQKKVKKTAVKYMYASYTHRVKAFITDMFMIYAPILYLIAYVFMDGKDDFQSSQLAPFIGVSIYGLIYAILLSKFGQTPGKKAYEIKVVDDKKGELISFFRAVCRFIAFLFTASTLLGLFLPFYRKDKKSLHDLICGTIVVIEKKD; this is encoded by the coding sequence ATGAAATTCAGAACACTTAAAAGACAAAAAAAAGTTAAAAAAACTGCTGTGAAGTATATGTATGCTTCTTACACACATAGAGTAAAAGCATTTATTACAGATATGTTTATGATATATGCTCCAATTTTATATTTGATTGCCTATGTTTTTATGGATGGTAAAGATGATTTTCAGTCATCACAACTTGCCCCTTTTATTGGTGTATCAATTTATGGTCTAATATATGCGATTCTATTAAGTAAGTTTGGACAGACTCCGGGGAAGAAAGCTTACGAAATAAAAGTAGTTGATGATAAAAAGGGTGAGTTAATTAGTTTTTTTAGAGCTGTTTGCAGATTTATAGCTTTTTTGTTTACCGCATCAACACTTTTAGGACTTTTTCTTCCTTTTTACAGAAAAGACAAAAAAAGTCTACATGATTTAATTTGTGGAACCATTGTTGTAATAGAGAAAAAAGACTAA
- a CDS encoding c-type cytochrome — MKNKEPLILAVVVFFSLVTYYLVEPYAHHVMHKQVDSENFAYADLPSVTKTGNAANGKALVTGAAACTGCHSISKDGMPAPMDAVTAAASYGVNPPDLSNAGAVYDVKFLTDLIKNPAHALKVEHKFDANKGQMHPMVPFFGAGGDLDQEVADMVAYLQSIAVSKDELTPKVAYENACGRCHALSYENWTQIGTKPTFKHKKDSLAFDIQVLEYQDSLTKYMGKLPPDLSMYIRSRGEHYVSTFIENPQNHLAGTAMPRVGVTADSAEKVIEHLKDAGDTKRAERESVGQNVMWYILIFAIFAYLWKRSVWKELH; from the coding sequence ATGAAAAATAAAGAACCTTTAATATTAGCAGTAGTTGTTTTCTTCTCACTTGTAACTTATTATTTGGTTGAGCCTTATGCTCACCATGTAATGCATAAGCAAGTAGATAGTGAAAATTTTGCTTACGCTGATTTACCAAGTGTTACTAAAACTGGTAACGCTGCTAATGGAAAAGCATTAGTAACTGGAGCGGCCGCTTGTACAGGTTGTCACTCAATTTCTAAAGATGGTATGCCTGCTCCAATGGATGCGGTTACTGCTGCTGCTAGTTATGGTGTGAACCCACCTGACTTAAGTAATGCAGGTGCTGTTTATGATGTTAAATTTTTAACTGACTTAATTAAAAATCCTGCACATGCTCTAAAAGTTGAGCATAAATTTGACGCAAATAAAGGTCAAATGCACCCAATGGTTCCTTTCTTTGGTGCTGGTGGAGACCTTGACCAAGAAGTTGCAGATATGGTTGCATATTTACAGTCGATTGCTGTTAGTAAAGATGAATTGACTCCTAAAGTTGCATATGAAAATGCTTGTGGTAGATGTCATGCGCTTTCTTATGAAAATTGGACTCAAATTGGTACAAAACCTACGTTCAAACATAAAAAGGATTCTTTGGCATTTGACATTCAAGTGTTAGAATACCAAGATTCTCTTACTAAATATATGGGTAAATTACCTCCAGATTTAAGTATGTATATCCGTTCTCGCGGTGAGCACTATGTAAGCACTTTTATTGAAAATCCTCAAAACCACTTAGCTGGTACTGCAATGCCAAGAGTTGGTGTTACAGCTGATTCTGCTGAGAAAGTTATTGAGCATCTTAAAGATGCTGGTGATACTAAAAGAGCTGAGAGAGAATCAGTTGGTCAAAATGTAATGTGGTACATCTTAATCTTTGCTATCTTTGCTTATCTTTGGAAAAGATCGGTTTGGAAAGAGTTACATTAG
- a CDS encoding cytochrome b: MAHFTKATSVKDWLNQRLAIEKVEKVMGSEYWIPKNINFLWAMGMILAITFAILLVSGIFLLMYYQPNVDTAFYSVNYTIMRDVDFGWLWRHVHGVAASVVFLVIYIHMFTGIYYGSYKKGREMIWISGMLLFVAFSAEAFSGYMLPWGQMSYWAGMVITNLFSGGSLHADGLVEWIRGDYIPAQAFLTRFFMLHVVLIPLAIIGLIGLHFAALRIPHVNNQDGDEIDFDAEAKKYLDGDKAGSKVMRFANDFMSKDMMVVGVYLVFFFYLTFYNYGFAMDPVNFDPADGLKTPAHIYPEWYFLWSYEILRPFSIDIGLVAFGFAQVIFMLLPWLDRSPNSVPASRRGAFKYWFWMMLIVMIVLTAMGKLPPEGIFSTIGLVAALLFIVMWIALPFITAREKKV, translated from the coding sequence ATGGCACATTTTACAAAAGCGACAAGTGTTAAAGATTGGTTAAACCAACGATTAGCAATTGAAAAAGTAGAAAAGGTAATGGGATCTGAGTATTGGATTCCTAAAAACATTAACTTCTTGTGGGCAATGGGTATGATTCTAGCAATCACATTTGCAATACTTTTAGTTTCAGGCATATTCTTATTAATGTATTATCAACCAAATGTTGATACAGCATTTTATAGTGTAAACTATACAATTATGAGAGATGTAGATTTTGGTTGGTTATGGAGACATGTACATGGTGTTGCGGCATCTGTAGTTTTCTTGGTTATCTATATTCACATGTTTACAGGTATTTATTACGGCTCTTATAAAAAAGGTCGTGAGATGATTTGGATTTCTGGTATGCTTCTTTTTGTTGCATTCTCAGCAGAAGCTTTCTCTGGTTATATGTTACCATGGGGACAAATGTCTTACTGGGCTGGTATGGTTATTACTAACCTTTTCTCAGGTGGTTCGTTACATGCTGATGGTTTAGTTGAGTGGATCCGTGGGGATTATATTCCTGCTCAAGCATTCTTAACTCGTTTCTTTATGCTACATGTGGTTCTTATTCCATTGGCTATTATTGGACTAATTGGGCTTCACTTTGCTGCTCTTCGTATTCCACATGTTAATAACCAAGATGGTGATGAGATTGATTTTGATGCTGAAGCTAAAAAATATTTAGATGGTGACAAAGCTGGTTCTAAAGTTATGAGATTTGCAAATGACTTTATGTCTAAAGATATGATGGTTGTAGGAGTTTACTTAGTATTCTTTTTCTATCTAACTTTTTACAACTATGGCTTTGCAATGGATCCTGTAAACTTTGACCCTGCTGATGGTCTTAAGACTCCGGCACACATCTATCCTGAGTGGTATTTCTTGTGGTCTTATGAGATTCTTCGTCCATTCTCTATTGATATAGGTCTAGTAGCATTCGGTTTTGCACAAGTAATCTTTATGTTATTACCATGGTTAGACAGAAGTCCAAACTCAGTTCCAGCATCTCGTCGTGGAGCATTTAAATATTGGTTCTGGATGATGCTGATAGTTATGATAGTTTTAACTGCTATGGGTAAATTACCTCCAGAAGGTATTTTTAGCACTATTGGTTTAGTTGCAGCACTACTGTTTATTGTAATGTGGATTGCACTTCCATTTATTACAGCACGTGAAAAAAAAGTATAG
- the petA gene encoding ubiquinol-cytochrome c reductase iron-sulfur subunit gives MHNSSRRGFMGKAFGAVAGVGAIGSLVAMKKTWDPLPSVKAAGFTTLDMSIYEENVLVTEKWRGKPIFVMKKTEAMVAKATESQKARDIVISGSHYMIAIGLCTHLGCIPAYNAAEEGFACACHGGQFDWSGEVTKVPPPRGFDIPPFKIDGNMLVLGEAGPEYTKMKETGITL, from the coding sequence ATGCATAATAGTAGCCGTAGAGGTTTTATGGGCAAAGCATTTGGCGCCGTTGCAGGTGTTGGTGCAATAGGTTCATTAGTTGCAATGAAAAAAACTTGGGATCCGCTTCCAAGTGTTAAAGCAGCTGGATTTACAACTCTTGATATGTCAATATATGAAGAGAACGTGTTAGTAACAGAGAAGTGGAGAGGGAAGCCTATTTTTGTTATGAAAAAGACTGAAGCAATGGTTGCAAAAGCAACTGAAAGTCAAAAAGCTCGTGACATTGTTATTTCTGGATCACATTATATGATAGCTATTGGTTTATGTACGCACTTAGGTTGTATACCTGCATATAATGCTGCAGAGGAAGGTTTTGCATGTGCTTGTCACGGTGGTCAGTTTGATTGGTCTGGCGAAGTAACAAAAGTTCCACCTCCACGCGGTTTTGATATACCTCCATTTAAAATAGATGGAAACATGTTGGTTTTAGGTGAAGCTGGACCTGAATACACAAAAATGAAAGAAACTGGCATAACACTTTAA
- a CDS encoding tetratricopeptide repeat protein: MINKAHEAYNKGDFTTAFELYSILAEDGNADAQTSLAYMYQNAQGCEKNDKKVLELYEKAAEAKQPYALFNLAILYMNGLSGVEHDQFKAHDLHMEAATREVPPAMYEVALMLERGLGCAQNYSEAAFWYEEGAKRGHLESFNNLGVLYKEGHGVSLDEARCFICFSKAAEGGLAESLYNLGQLYDQGFGCEQDHDKALDLCRKAAYKGHVKAKEIIKGLQEEGKIVF, encoded by the coding sequence ATGATAAACAAAGCACATGAAGCCTATAATAAAGGCGATTTTACGACTGCTTTTGAGCTGTACTCAATATTAGCAGAAGATGGCAATGCAGATGCTCAAACATCTCTAGCTTACATGTACCAAAATGCTCAAGGGTGTGAAAAAAACGATAAAAAAGTACTTGAGCTTTATGAAAAAGCGGCTGAGGCAAAACAACCTTATGCCCTTTTCAATTTAGCTATCCTTTATATGAATGGTCTTAGCGGAGTTGAACACGACCAATTCAAAGCGCACGACCTTCATATGGAGGCTGCGACAAGAGAAGTTCCACCCGCTATGTATGAAGTTGCTCTAATGCTTGAGCGCGGACTAGGATGTGCTCAAAACTACTCCGAGGCTGCTTTTTGGTATGAAGAGGGAGCTAAAAGAGGACATCTCGAGTCTTTCAATAATCTTGGTGTTCTTTACAAAGAGGGACATGGTGTTAGTCTAGATGAAGCAAGATGTTTTATCTGTTTTTCTAAAGCCGCTGAGGGTGGCCTAGCTGAGAGTCTTTACAACCTTGGTCAACTCTACGACCAAGGTTTTGGGTGTGAGCAAGACCATGACAAAGCACTTGATTTATGTAGAAAAGCTGCCTATAAAGGTCATGTTAAAGCCAAAGAGATTATCAAAGGCTTACAAGAAGAGGGTAAGATAGTCTTCTAG
- a CDS encoding riboflavin synthase, protein MFTGLIREIANVKSLVGSTLTIRAKHKAKIGDSIAINGACLTVIKVLNDGFSVELSPESQKLLAMENYKNEVHIEPAMMMGDRFEGHIVQGHVDCIGTIKEIKNNGNSFDVFIHVDKKYIAFVIPKGSITIDGVSLTVNDVMSDSFRLTIIPHTMKETLFRNYKKGSHVNVETDMFARYVSHIIAHQSKAASLSWDDVDSISARY, encoded by the coding sequence ATTTTTACTGGATTAATAAGAGAAATTGCGAATGTTAAAAGTTTAGTCGGAAGTACCCTTACAATTAGAGCAAAGCATAAAGCTAAAATTGGTGATTCTATTGCTATTAACGGAGCATGTTTAACGGTTATAAAGGTCTTAAATGATGGCTTTAGCGTAGAACTATCTCCTGAGAGTCAAAAACTTTTAGCTATGGAGAACTACAAAAATGAAGTTCATATAGAACCTGCTATGATGATGGGTGACAGATTTGAAGGTCATATTGTTCAAGGACATGTAGATTGTATTGGTACTATTAAAGAGATAAAAAATAACGGAAACTCTTTTGATGTTTTTATACATGTAGATAAAAAATATATAGCTTTTGTTATTCCTAAAGGTTCTATTACTATAGATGGAGTCAGTCTGACTGTTAACGATGTGATGAGTGATAGCTTTAGACTCACTATAATTCCCCACACGATGAAAGAGACACTATTTAGAAACTATAAAAAGGGCTCACATGTTAATGTTGAAACAGACATGTTTGCTAGATATGTTTCGCATATAATTGCTCATCAAAGTAAAGCCGCTTCACTCTCTTGGGACGATGTTGACTCAATAAGTGCAAGATATTAA
- a CDS encoding EscU/YscU/HrcU family type III secretion system export apparatus switch protein, which translates to MADKAVALEYDKKSGSAPKVIASGKGTIAKNIIAKAKEFDIPIFANEALVNSLVDLEIDKEIPSELYQAIADVFIWLMKNEKNFKIGK; encoded by the coding sequence ATGGCAGATAAAGCCGTTGCCTTAGAATATGATAAAAAGAGCGGCTCAGCTCCAAAAGTCATAGCTTCCGGAAAAGGGACAATTGCTAAAAACATTATCGCCAAGGCAAAAGAGTTTGATATTCCAATATTTGCAAATGAGGCACTTGTAAACTCTTTAGTTGATTTAGAGATTGACAAAGAGATTCCAAGTGAGCTTTACCAGGCAATAGCAGATGTTTTCATCTGGCTTATGAAAAATGAGAAAAACTTTAAAATTGGAAAATAA
- the recQ gene encoding DNA helicase RecQ, translating into MENKNKVLKDIFGHNSFRELQEDGIDAILENRDLLMILPTGGGKSLVYQLPTLIKDGISIVISPLIALMQDQVASLKAQGISADMISSAQSQEDIDNIVYSAKMGQLKFLYLSPERLNTQWTLNLLNQLKINFFVVDEAHCISQWGHEFRDDYRALGRLKSNFPNSNICAFTATSTNHVTQDIIRELRLENPLLLKGKVFRKNLYISSERRITNGQAQLKNFLKRHENESGIIYVSSRKKAEELSSNLNIAGYKTLAYHAGLPQHIRENNFKIFVNDKVNIMVATIAFGMGIDKSDIRFVAHMSLPKTQENYYQEIGRAGRDGEDSEVLLLFNSSDMIMQKQFLKDIPDQNYANHLDAKIDSIYKYATSEICFHKQLAEYFEDTLDECGNRCDNCSNSDDLREDITKEAQMVLSTIYKTGQNFGKNYIIDILRGSTEQKLLSNGADKLSVYNIGSNLSKKEWFVIIERLMEMKILSLGEFSSLKLTNDAIAILKSQKTVDIKSSRLQVKGQDKKVRQNDKFDYDKELFEELRTKRSEMASKMGVPAYLIFGDKTLKHLANDKPFDKVTMLEVNGVGEKKFEQFGEEFLNVINS; encoded by the coding sequence TTGGAAAATAAAAACAAAGTCCTAAAAGACATATTTGGCCACAATAGTTTTAGAGAGCTTCAAGAAGATGGCATTGATGCTATTTTAGAAAATCGTGATCTGCTTATGATACTTCCGACTGGTGGTGGAAAATCACTTGTTTACCAACTTCCAACACTTATAAAAGATGGTATCAGCATCGTTATATCCCCTCTTATCGCACTTATGCAAGACCAAGTAGCTTCACTAAAAGCACAAGGAATCAGTGCAGATATGATCTCATCTGCTCAAAGTCAAGAAGATATAGACAATATTGTCTACTCTGCTAAGATGGGTCAACTGAAATTTTTATATCTTTCTCCAGAGAGATTAAACACGCAGTGGACACTAAATCTACTTAACCAACTAAAGATAAACTTTTTTGTAGTAGATGAAGCGCACTGTATTTCCCAATGGGGACATGAGTTTCGTGATGATTACAGAGCTTTGGGAAGGTTGAAATCTAATTTTCCAAACTCCAATATTTGTGCATTTACTGCAACTTCTACAAATCATGTGACACAAGACATCATAAGAGAACTGCGACTTGAGAATCCACTTCTACTTAAAGGTAAAGTCTTTCGCAAAAACCTCTACATATCTTCAGAGAGACGCATTACGAATGGTCAAGCACAACTAAAGAACTTTCTCAAGCGTCATGAAAATGAGAGTGGAATAATTTATGTGAGTTCAAGAAAAAAGGCAGAGGAGTTAAGTTCAAATCTAAATATAGCTGGCTATAAGACATTAGCTTATCACGCTGGACTTCCTCAACATATTCGTGAAAACAACTTTAAAATATTTGTTAATGACAAAGTAAATATAATGGTAGCAACTATTGCTTTTGGAATGGGGATTGACAAAAGTGATATTCGCTTTGTTGCTCACATGTCTCTGCCAAAAACACAAGAAAACTACTACCAAGAGATAGGTCGTGCTGGACGGGATGGTGAAGATAGCGAAGTTTTACTACTTTTTAACTCTTCTGATATGATAATGCAAAAACAATTTTTAAAAGACATCCCAGACCAAAACTATGCAAATCATCTAGATGCAAAAATAGATAGCATTTATAAATATGCGACAAGTGAGATATGTTTTCACAAACAACTTGCTGAGTATTTTGAAGACACACTTGATGAATGTGGCAATAGATGTGACAACTGCTCAAACTCAGATGATTTAAGAGAAGATATTACAAAAGAGGCTCAGATGGTATTGAGCACAATTTATAAAACTGGACAAAATTTCGGAAAAAACTACATCATAGATATACTTCGTGGTTCAACAGAGCAAAAGCTTTTAAGCAATGGTGCAGACAAACTATCTGTCTACAATATAGGTTCTAATCTTAGCAAGAAAGAGTGGTTTGTAATTATAGAGCGTTTAATGGAGATGAAGATTTTGAGCCTTGGTGAGTTTAGTTCTTTAAAACTTACAAATGATGCCATAGCGATACTAAAATCGCAAAAAACAGTTGATATAAAATCTTCAAGACTTCAGGTAAAAGGTCAAGACAAAAAAGTTAGACAAAATGACAAGTTTGATTATGATAAAGAGTTATTTGAAGAACTTCGCACTAAACGAAGCGAAATGGCATCCAAAATGGGAGTTCCAGCTTACCTTATTTTTGGAGACAAGACTCTCAAACATCTTGCAAATGACAAACCTTTTGATAAGGTCACCATGCTTGAAGTTAATGGTGTTGGCGAGAAAAAGTTTGAGCAGTTTGGAGAAGAATTTTTAAATGTTATTAACTCTTAA
- a CDS encoding tRNA (5-methylaminomethyl-2-thiouridine)(34)-methyltransferase MnmD: MSFNTELHQMTLSDDGSYTAYSKEYDEHYHSTKDGALHESLVKHVHPAFKIKQHLKEINILDICFGLGFNTLATIYYHKKNSLTCKLNIYSPELDSALIKSLKNFTYPKEFDEFKHIVLKLCETGAYQDETLHVELFVGDAREYIRNFKDKFDIVYQDAFSPSKNPTLWTKEYFSDIKNTMKKDGILTTYSMALATRLALYENSFNIYINSGEGFRDATVASMSELKEFLHVDMKHKISCNPDVKSLRD, translated from the coding sequence ATGTCATTTAACACCGAACTTCATCAAATGACTTTAAGTGATGACGGCAGTTACACTGCTTATTCAAAAGAGTATGATGAGCATTATCACTCCACAAAAGATGGAGCACTTCATGAGTCTTTGGTTAAACATGTTCATCCGGCATTTAAGATAAAGCAACACCTAAAAGAGATAAATATATTAGATATTTGTTTTGGTTTGGGTTTTAATACATTGGCGACCATCTATTATCATAAAAAAAACTCTCTTACATGTAAGCTAAATATTTACTCTCCAGAGTTAGATTCTGCACTCATAAAATCTTTGAAAAACTTCACTTACCCAAAAGAGTTTGATGAGTTTAAACATATTGTTTTAAAACTTTGTGAAACAGGAGCGTATCAAGATGAAACTCTACATGTAGAACTGTTCGTTGGTGATGCAAGAGAGTATATCAGAAACTTTAAAGACAAATTCGACATAGTATATCAGGATGCTTTTTCACCAAGTAAGAATCCAACTCTTTGGACAAAAGAGTACTTTAGCGATATTAAAAACACTATGAAAAAAGATGGAATTTTGACAACCTACTCAATGGCGCTTGCTACAAGACTTGCCCTTTATGAGAATAGTTTTAACATTTATATAAATAGCGGTGAAGGTTTTCGTGATGCTACCGTTGCCTCAATGAGTGAGCTAAAAGAATTTCTACATGTAGATATGAAGCATAAGATATCGTGCAATCCAGATGTTAAGTCTCTCAGAGATTAA
- the luxS gene encoding S-ribosylhomocysteine lyase, with protein MPLLDSFTVDHTIMPAPAVRRAKGMKTPSGDDVTVFDLRFVKPNEEILSPEGIHTLEHLFAGFMREHLNSEKVEIIDLSPMGCRTGFYMSLLGAPDEKVVAEAWKAAMEDVLNVKSQNDIPELNLYQCGTYKMHSLEDAKSIASAVLSKDIGIMDNDTLALDLSKVE; from the coding sequence ATGCCATTATTAGACAGTTTTACAGTTGACCATACAATTATGCCAGCACCTGCAGTTCGCCGTGCAAAGGGGATGAAGACTCCTAGTGGAGATGACGTTACAGTATTTGATTTAAGATTTGTTAAGCCAAATGAAGAGATTCTTTCACCTGAAGGGATACATACACTAGAGCATCTTTTTGCTGGTTTTATGAGAGAGCATTTAAACAGCGAAAAAGTGGAGATTATTGACCTCTCTCCTATGGGATGTAGAACAGGTTTTTATATGTCACTTTTAGGTGCTCCTGATGAAAAAGTTGTGGCAGAAGCTTGGAAAGCTGCTATGGAAGATGTCTTAAATGTAAAGAGCCAAAATGATATACCAGAGCTTAATCTATACCAGTGTGGAACATATAAAATGCATTCACTAGAAGATGCAAAAAGTATTGCTTCTGCTGTATTAAGTAAAGATATCGGCATTATGGATAATGATACTTTAGCACTAGATTTGTCAAAAGTAGAGTAA